A stretch of the Balearica regulorum gibbericeps isolate bBalReg1 chromosome 25, bBalReg1.pri, whole genome shotgun sequence genome encodes the following:
- the C25H1orf74 gene encoding UPF0739 protein C1orf74 homolog: MGPAAGAEAEAPAGRVLSAPRLVAAAREELGAGWRWRLPAGRALQLAGEVLAVAAGLKPALLYDCGAAGPAELRRYLARLREAGLTPRRLHLLGMEGSALLLHPGLAQQRLAAVLRAHPAPFMDVSAGQRYPALCGPVEAEAIRSHLAALLAHLGAVEATAAGPVSSSEVVPAGWNLCTIVGVLLGYPAAYTFAMEEGAENCLALTPLRVFTVQASCPRIRDGLMVQIYSFSIPESLCAELKEVLDAWCDELKEAFSAQSDFVDLRISSEVVSLPAVAL, translated from the coding sequence ATGGGCCCGGCAGCCGGGGCAGAGGCGGAGGCCCCGGCGGGCAGAGTCCTGTCGGCGCCGCGGCTGGTGGCGGCGGCTCGGGAGGAGCTGGGGGCCGGGTGGCGGTGGCGGTTGCCGGCGGGCCGTGCCCTGCAGCTAGCCGGGGAGGTGctggcggtggcggcggggctGAAGCCGGCCTTGCTGTATGACTGCGGTGCGGCGGGTCCCGCAGAGCTGCGGCGGTACCTGGCCCGGCTGAGGGAGGCCGGGCTGACTCCACGCCGGTTGCATTTGCTGGGTATGGAGGGCTCGGCCCTCCTGCTGCACCCGGGACTCGCCCAGCAGAGGCTGGCGGCTGTGCTACGTGCCCACCCTGCGCCTTTCATGGATGTCTCGGCGGGGCAGCGGTACCCGGCTCTCTGTGGGCCAGTGGAGGCTGAGGCCATCAGGAGCCACCTTGCCGCCCTCCTCGCCCACCTCGGGGCTGTTGAGGCCACTGCTGCTGGCCCCGTGTCCTCCAGTGAGGTTGTCCCCGCGGGCTGGAACCTCTGCACCATTGtcggggtgctgctgggctaCCCGGCGGCATACACCTTTGCCATGGAGGAGGGTGCTGAGAACTGCCTGGCACTGACACCGCTGAGGGTGTTCACAGTCCAGGCCTCCTGCCCCAGGATAAGGGATGGTCTCATGGTCCAGATCTACTCCTTCAGCATCCCGGAGAGCCTCTGCGCAGAGCTGAAGGAGGTGCTGGATGCGTGGTGTGATGAGCTGAAGGAGGCCTTCAGCGCTCAGAGTGACTTTGTAGATCTCCGCATTTCAAGTGAGGTGGTGTCTCTTCCAGCAGTCGCCTTGTAA
- the TRAF3IP3 gene encoding TRAF3-interacting JNK-activating modulator isoform X3: MLCPLQLAPSKAPTACPPTATASGSKSKVQPKRENAQKCAFPCEVQNQHPWSCPTFFPAHSPLGLSDPLGISAEAIPRRGASVNTQGTQTLTHPSAGVKDSSQQTDCGIAVLNKEMVQLSNYLKEALHRELLLKQKMVLLQELFSTLLQASEKSWQGQLNEDKLKCKLRALENQLQACTQSYSKECVKKILIEMEDQKQTYEQKAKEALQKMLEDKLQTEQQLQNSQRSLAATREDLTFWKGHYTTLKDEMTKLTAAHTELENSFHVLQSKLQQADAQNEQLQQALRSLRNEHAALHRQASALREDNDLKAEHISAIEDKLQKEQNQKVTLEATISYLHNLVQNQTNEQKTQEVTVQRKDQVFTTQTPPLTPAKEKQNTLLEHPEEEEGEESLKEEMQKRTSQLTAKENEVHMGIQGADVKIPRHCSARARVKHCSRCGSPATLGAYKSEGIPPANGPSLCLQCTELRSELEALSEEYRSCLTRLRQCREELNHFQDKQAKRQRSHWVPLLVAVIAMAIATFLTSYRP, translated from the exons ATGCTCTGCCCTCTCCAGCTAGCACCCAGTAAAGCACCTACAGCCTGTCCACCGACTGCAACAGCATCGGGATCCAAATCAAAAGTACAGCCAAAAAGGGAGAATGCACAAAAATGCGCATTTCCTTGTGAAGTGCAGAATCAG CACCCATGGAGCTGCCCCACGTTCTTCCCTGCACACTCCCCACTCGGCCTCAGCGACCCTCTCGGCATTTCGGCAGAAGCCATCCCCAGGCGAGGTGCCTCCGTGAACACCCAAG GAACCCAGACCCTTACACATCCAAGCGCAGGAGTGAAAGACTCGAGCCAGCAAACAGA TTGTGGAATAGCAGTTTTAAATAAG GAAATGGTGCAGCTGTCCAACTACCTGAAG GAAGCCCTGCACCGCGAGCTGCTGCTCAAGCAGAAGATGGTCCTTTTGCAGGAGCTTTTCTCCACGTTGCTGCAAGCGTCAGAAAAATCCTGGCAG GGTCAGCTGAATGAAGATAAACTGAAGTGTAAACTAAGAGCACTTGAAAATCAGCTGCAGGCCTGTACCCAG AGTTACTCAAAGGAGTGTGTGAAGAAGATCCTGATAGAGATGGAGGACCAGAAGCAGACCTATGAGCAGAAGGCAAAAGAGGCTCTTCAGAAGATGCTGGAGGACAAACTCcaaacagagcagcagctgcaaaactCTCAA AGGAGCCTGGCAGCAACGAGAGAGGACCTCACCTTCTGGAAAGGGCACTACACCACACTCAAAGACGAGATGACCAAGTTGACCGCGGCGCACACCGAGCTCGAGAACAGCTTCcatgttttgcaaagcaaactGCAG CAAGCAGACGCGCAGAACGAGCAGCTCCAGCAGGCCCTGCGCAGCCTGCGGAACGAGCACGCCGCGCTCCACCGGCAAGCCAGCGCCTTGCGGGAGGACAACGACCTGAAGGCAGAGCACATCAGCGCCATCGAAG ATAAAttgcaaaaagaacaaaatcagaaGGTAACACTGGAGGCAACGATCAGCTATTTGCACA ACTTGGTACAGAACCAGACCAACGAACAGAAGACCCAGGAGGTGACGGTGCAAAGGAAAG ACCAGGTTTTCACCACGCAGACCCCACCTCTCACTCCTgccaaggaaaaacaaaacactctcTTAGAGcaccctgaggaggaggagggagaagaaagtcTGAAGGAGGAGATGCAGAAAAGGACATCCCAGCTTACAGCAAAGGAGAATGAG GTACATATGGGCATACAGGGAGCAGACGTGAAAATCCCCCGTCACTGCAGTGCTCGAGCACGGGTGAAGCACTGCAGCCGCTGCGGGAGCCCTGCCACTCTGGGTGCGTACAAGAGTGAGGGGATCCCTCCTGCTAACGGCCCCTCGCTCTGCTTGCAGTGCACGGAGCTGCGCTCGGAGCTGGAGGCCCTGAGCGAGGAGTACCGCTCCTGCCTGACCAGGCTGCGCCAGTGCCGGGAGGAGCTCAACCACTTCCAGGACAAGCAGGCAAAG AGACAGCGCAGTCACTGGGTCCCTCTCCTGGTGGCAGTGATAGCAATGGCCATAGCCACCTTCCTCACAAGTTACAGACCATGA
- the TRAF3IP3 gene encoding TRAF3-interacting JNK-activating modulator isoform X1, with amino-acid sequence MGRSQAGRAAPNTTGQPEKARPQHRHANESYDEKCERRHETRENLRRRNNMTTCRRSGRGAEEPSQSPRQREFLRRRNLASDAGSTLLGQEPKTRVPPDPSSRVEPRSPVLLQHPWSCPTFFPAHSPLGLSDPLGISAEAIPRRGASVNTQGTQTLTHPSAGVKDSSQQTDCGIAVLNKEMVQLSNYLKEALHRELLLKQKMVLLQELFSTLLQASEKSWQGQLNEDKLKCKLRALENQLQACTQSYSKECVKKILIEMEDQKQTYEQKAKEALQKMLEDKLQTEQQLQNSQRSLAATREDLTFWKGHYTTLKDEMTKLTAAHTELENSFHVLQSKLQQADAQNEQLQQALRSLRNEHAALHRQASALREDNDLKAEHISAIEDKLQKEQNQKVTLEATISYLHNLVQNQTNEQKTQEVTVQRKDQVFTTQTPPLTPAKEKQNTLLEHPEEEEGEESLKEEMQKRTSQLTAKENEVHMGIQGADVKIPRHCSARARVKHCSRCGSPATLGAYKSEGIPPANGPSLCLQCTELRSELEALSEEYRSCLTRLRQCREELNHFQDKQAKRQRSHWVPLLVAVIAMAIATFLTSYRP; translated from the exons ATGGGGCGGTCacaggctggcagagctgcccccaACACGACCGGCCAGCCCGAGAAGGCACGGCCACAGCACAGGCACGCGAACGAGAGCTACGATGAGAAATGCGAGCGGCGGCACGAGACGCGGGAGAACCTGCGACGGCGAAACAACATGACGACCTGCCGCCGCTCCGGGAGGGGAGCGGAGGAGCCGTCGCAGAGCCCCCGGCAAAGGGAGTTCCTGAGGAGGAGAAACCTGGCGAGCGATGCTGGAAGCACACTGCTGGGCCAGGAGCCCAAAACACGCGTCCCCCCGGACCCCTCCTCACGGGTGGAGCCCAGATCGCCCGTCCTGCTCCAG CACCCATGGAGCTGCCCCACGTTCTTCCCTGCACACTCCCCACTCGGCCTCAGCGACCCTCTCGGCATTTCGGCAGAAGCCATCCCCAGGCGAGGTGCCTCCGTGAACACCCAAG GAACCCAGACCCTTACACATCCAAGCGCAGGAGTGAAAGACTCGAGCCAGCAAACAGA TTGTGGAATAGCAGTTTTAAATAAG GAAATGGTGCAGCTGTCCAACTACCTGAAG GAAGCCCTGCACCGCGAGCTGCTGCTCAAGCAGAAGATGGTCCTTTTGCAGGAGCTTTTCTCCACGTTGCTGCAAGCGTCAGAAAAATCCTGGCAG GGTCAGCTGAATGAAGATAAACTGAAGTGTAAACTAAGAGCACTTGAAAATCAGCTGCAGGCCTGTACCCAG AGTTACTCAAAGGAGTGTGTGAAGAAGATCCTGATAGAGATGGAGGACCAGAAGCAGACCTATGAGCAGAAGGCAAAAGAGGCTCTTCAGAAGATGCTGGAGGACAAACTCcaaacagagcagcagctgcaaaactCTCAA AGGAGCCTGGCAGCAACGAGAGAGGACCTCACCTTCTGGAAAGGGCACTACACCACACTCAAAGACGAGATGACCAAGTTGACCGCGGCGCACACCGAGCTCGAGAACAGCTTCcatgttttgcaaagcaaactGCAG CAAGCAGACGCGCAGAACGAGCAGCTCCAGCAGGCCCTGCGCAGCCTGCGGAACGAGCACGCCGCGCTCCACCGGCAAGCCAGCGCCTTGCGGGAGGACAACGACCTGAAGGCAGAGCACATCAGCGCCATCGAAG ATAAAttgcaaaaagaacaaaatcagaaGGTAACACTGGAGGCAACGATCAGCTATTTGCACA ACTTGGTACAGAACCAGACCAACGAACAGAAGACCCAGGAGGTGACGGTGCAAAGGAAAG ACCAGGTTTTCACCACGCAGACCCCACCTCTCACTCCTgccaaggaaaaacaaaacactctcTTAGAGcaccctgaggaggaggagggagaagaaagtcTGAAGGAGGAGATGCAGAAAAGGACATCCCAGCTTACAGCAAAGGAGAATGAG GTACATATGGGCATACAGGGAGCAGACGTGAAAATCCCCCGTCACTGCAGTGCTCGAGCACGGGTGAAGCACTGCAGCCGCTGCGGGAGCCCTGCCACTCTGGGTGCGTACAAGAGTGAGGGGATCCCTCCTGCTAACGGCCCCTCGCTCTGCTTGCAGTGCACGGAGCTGCGCTCGGAGCTGGAGGCCCTGAGCGAGGAGTACCGCTCCTGCCTGACCAGGCTGCGCCAGTGCCGGGAGGAGCTCAACCACTTCCAGGACAAGCAGGCAAAG AGACAGCGCAGTCACTGGGTCCCTCTCCTGGTGGCAGTGATAGCAATGGCCATAGCCACCTTCCTCACAAGTTACAGACCATGA
- the TRAF3IP3 gene encoding TRAF3-interacting JNK-activating modulator isoform X2, protein MGRSQAGRAAPNTTGQPEKARPQHRHANESYDEKCERRHETRENLRRRNNMTTCRRSGRGAEEPSQSPRQREFLRRRNLASDAGSTLLGQEPKTRVPPDPSSRVEPRSPVLLQHPWSCPTFFPAHSPLGLSDPLGISAEAIPRRGASVNTQGTQTLTHPSAGVKDSSQQTDCGIAVLNKEMVQLSNYLKEALHRELLLKQKMVLLQELFSTLLQASEKSWQGQLNEDKLKCKLRALENQLQACTQSYSKECVKKILIEMEDQKQTYEQKAKEALQKMLEDKLQTEQQLQNSQRSLAATREDLTFWKGHYTTLKDEMTKLTAAHTELENSFHVLQSKLQQADAQNEQLQQALRSLRNEHAALHRQASALREDNDLKAEHISAIEDKLQKEQNQKVTLEATISYLHNLVQNQTNEQKTQEVTVQRKDQVFTTQTPPLTPAKEKQNTLLEHPEEEEGEESLKEEMQKRTSQLTAKENECTELRSELEALSEEYRSCLTRLRQCREELNHFQDKQAKRQRSHWVPLLVAVIAMAIATFLTSYRP, encoded by the exons ATGGGGCGGTCacaggctggcagagctgcccccaACACGACCGGCCAGCCCGAGAAGGCACGGCCACAGCACAGGCACGCGAACGAGAGCTACGATGAGAAATGCGAGCGGCGGCACGAGACGCGGGAGAACCTGCGACGGCGAAACAACATGACGACCTGCCGCCGCTCCGGGAGGGGAGCGGAGGAGCCGTCGCAGAGCCCCCGGCAAAGGGAGTTCCTGAGGAGGAGAAACCTGGCGAGCGATGCTGGAAGCACACTGCTGGGCCAGGAGCCCAAAACACGCGTCCCCCCGGACCCCTCCTCACGGGTGGAGCCCAGATCGCCCGTCCTGCTCCAG CACCCATGGAGCTGCCCCACGTTCTTCCCTGCACACTCCCCACTCGGCCTCAGCGACCCTCTCGGCATTTCGGCAGAAGCCATCCCCAGGCGAGGTGCCTCCGTGAACACCCAAG GAACCCAGACCCTTACACATCCAAGCGCAGGAGTGAAAGACTCGAGCCAGCAAACAGA TTGTGGAATAGCAGTTTTAAATAAG GAAATGGTGCAGCTGTCCAACTACCTGAAG GAAGCCCTGCACCGCGAGCTGCTGCTCAAGCAGAAGATGGTCCTTTTGCAGGAGCTTTTCTCCACGTTGCTGCAAGCGTCAGAAAAATCCTGGCAG GGTCAGCTGAATGAAGATAAACTGAAGTGTAAACTAAGAGCACTTGAAAATCAGCTGCAGGCCTGTACCCAG AGTTACTCAAAGGAGTGTGTGAAGAAGATCCTGATAGAGATGGAGGACCAGAAGCAGACCTATGAGCAGAAGGCAAAAGAGGCTCTTCAGAAGATGCTGGAGGACAAACTCcaaacagagcagcagctgcaaaactCTCAA AGGAGCCTGGCAGCAACGAGAGAGGACCTCACCTTCTGGAAAGGGCACTACACCACACTCAAAGACGAGATGACCAAGTTGACCGCGGCGCACACCGAGCTCGAGAACAGCTTCcatgttttgcaaagcaaactGCAG CAAGCAGACGCGCAGAACGAGCAGCTCCAGCAGGCCCTGCGCAGCCTGCGGAACGAGCACGCCGCGCTCCACCGGCAAGCCAGCGCCTTGCGGGAGGACAACGACCTGAAGGCAGAGCACATCAGCGCCATCGAAG ATAAAttgcaaaaagaacaaaatcagaaGGTAACACTGGAGGCAACGATCAGCTATTTGCACA ACTTGGTACAGAACCAGACCAACGAACAGAAGACCCAGGAGGTGACGGTGCAAAGGAAAG ACCAGGTTTTCACCACGCAGACCCCACCTCTCACTCCTgccaaggaaaaacaaaacactctcTTAGAGcaccctgaggaggaggagggagaagaaagtcTGAAGGAGGAGATGCAGAAAAGGACATCCCAGCTTACAGCAAAGGAGAATGAG TGCACGGAGCTGCGCTCGGAGCTGGAGGCCCTGAGCGAGGAGTACCGCTCCTGCCTGACCAGGCTGCGCCAGTGCCGGGAGGAGCTCAACCACTTCCAGGACAAGCAGGCAAAG AGACAGCGCAGTCACTGGGTCCCTCTCCTGGTGGCAGTGATAGCAATGGCCATAGCCACCTTCCTCACAAGTTACAGACCATGA
- the LOC104643842 gene encoding 11-beta-hydroxysteroid dehydrogenase 1: protein MGLLLKIFVPLLGLALAFYFYSAPENFDEEMLRGKRVIVTGASSGIGEQMAYHLARMEAHLLLTARREAKLQKVVERCLELGAASASYVSGSMEDTTFPEVVVKKAENTWGGLDMLILNHIGHSFFNYFNGDVEHVRKLLETNFLSYVAMTVAALPMLKENEGSIVVVSSMAGKIGSPFVAPYSATKFALDGFFSSLRHEFIIDKVNVSITLCILGYINTESAVRAVSHAIRDTPAPKEECALEIIKSGALRQRELHYPPWVVGSLILLRGIAPDFLDHSIRSNYKVENIKRT from the exons ATGGGTCTGCTCCTGAAGATTTTCGTCCCCTTGCTGGGACTGGCGCtggccttttatttttattcagcacCCGAGAATTTCGATGAAG AGATGCTCCGGGGGAAACGGGTGATCGTGACCGGAGCCAGCAGCGGCATCGGGGAGCAGATGGCGTATCACCTGGCACGCATGGAGGCTCACCTACTGCTCACGGCACGGAGGGAGGCCAAGCTGCAGAAA GTTGTGGAGCGGTGCCTCGAGCTGGGTGCCGCCTCTGCCAGCTACGTGAGCGGCTCTATGGAGGACACCACATTCCCCGAGGTGGTGGTGAAGAAGGCTGAGAACACCTGGG GAGGCCTTGATATGCTCATCCTAAATCACATCGGTCACAGCTTCTTCAACTACTTCAACGGGGATGTTGAGCACGTACGAAAGCTCTTAGAGACCAACTTCCTCAGCTACGTGGCGATGACCGTGGCTGCCCTGCCCATGCTGAAGGAGAATGAGGGCAGCATCGTTGTTGTTTCATCCATGGCAG GTAAAATTGGCTCCCCGTTCGTTGCTCCCTACTCTGCAACTAAGTTCGCCTTAGATGGATTTTTCAGCTCCTTGCGACATGAATTCATCATAGACAAGGTCAACGTCTCCATCACACTCTGcatcctgggctacatcaacACAG AGAGCGCCGTGCGAGCGGTCTCACACGCCATCCGGGACACGCCAGCACCGAAGGAGGAGTGCGCGCTGGAGATCATCAAGAGCGGGGCGCTGCGCCAGCGGGAGCTGCACTACCCACCCTGGGTGGTGGGCAGCCTGATCCTCCTCCGGGGCATAGCCCCTGACTTCCTCGACCACTCCATCAGGAGCAACTATAAGGTGGAAAACATCAAAAGAACGTAG
- the LOC104639109 gene encoding 11-beta-hydroxysteroid dehydrogenase 1, with amino-acid sequence MGRLQKILIPFLGFVLAFWFYSTRENFKPEMLKGKRVIVTGASTGIGEQMAYHLARMGSHILITARTESKLQKVVERCLELGAASARYISGTMEDMAFAERVVKEAETSLGGLDMLILNHIGTSYFGYFNGDVGHVRKLLEINFLSYVAMTTSALPMLKESEGSIVVVSSMAGKVGFPFTVPYSATKFALDGFFSSLRQEFSIQSVNVSITLCILGFIDTESAVRAAADLLLVSPAPREECALEILKGAALRRRELYYRYGSTRIPLLLRDWAADLLDYLVRSRYRLDGLKREERPPPRLRPAPPSRLTGR; translated from the exons ATGGGTCGGTTGCAAAAGATTCTCATTCCCTTTTTGGGATTTGTTTTGGccttctggttttattctacGAGGGAGAATTTCAAACCGG AGATGCTGAAAGGGAAGCGGGTGATTGTCACCGGAGCAAGCACTGGAATTGGAGAGCAGATGGCGTATCACCTGGCGCGGATGGGATCCCACATTTTGATCACAGCACGGACAGAGTCCAAGCTACAGAAA GTGGTGGAGCGGTGCCTGGAGCTGGGGGCAGCCTCCGCGCGGTACATCAGCGGCACCATGGAGGACATGGCCTTCGCCGAGCGCGTGGTGAAGGAGGCAGAGACCTCGCTGG GAGGCCTAGACATGCTGATCCTTAATCACATCGGCACGTCGTACTTCGGTTATTTCAACGGAGACGTTGGACACGTACGAAAGCTCCTAGAGATCAACTTCCTCAGCTACGTGGCGATGACCACATCTGCCCTGCCCATGCTAAAGGAGAGCGAGGGCAGCATCGTAGTGGTTTCATCCATGGCAG GTAAAGTCGGGTTTCCCTTTACGGTCCCCTACTCTGCAACTAAGTTTGCCTTGGATGGATTTTTCAGCTCCCTGAGGCAGGAATTCAGCATTCAGAGTGTTAACGTTTCCATCACACTCTGCATCCTTGGCTTCATCGATACTG AGAGCGCGGTGAGAGCCGCCgcagacctgctgctggtgtCGCCGGCGCCGCGGGAGGAATGCGCGCTGGAGATCCTCAAGGGCGCTGCGCTGCGCCGGCGGGAGCTCTACTACCGGTACGGCTCCACCCGCATCCCGCTCCTGCTGCGGGACTGGGCCGCCGACCTCCTGGACTACCTGGTCAGGAGCCGGTACCGGCTGGACGGCCTGAAGAGAGAGGAACGACCCCCCCCGCGCCTCCGTCCAGCACCGCCTTCCCGCTTAACCGGGCGGTAA
- the G0S2 gene encoding G0/G1 switch protein 2, with protein sequence METMHELIPFAKEMLSQKPNRKMLKLYMLGSVLAFFGVVIGLVETVCSPFTSEGRLEEEEEKKQAPTQEQTLPQKQEDLILEKSKQPAVTQRALVTRQHAS encoded by the coding sequence atggaaACCATGCATGAGCTGATCCCCTTTGCCAAAGAAATGCTCAGCCAGAAGCCCAACAGGAAAATGCTCAAGCTGTACATGCTGGGCAGCGTGCTGGCTTTCTTTGGTGTGGTCATCGGTCTGGTGGAGACAGTGTGCAGCCCTTTCACCTCTGAAGGGAGActagaggaggaggaggagaagaaacaggCCCCGACACAAGAGCAAACGCTTCCTCAGAAACAGGAGGATTTGATCTTGGAAAAGAGCAAGCAGCCGGCGGTGACGCAGAGGGCCCTGGTGACCAGACAGCACGCCTCCTAA